Genomic DNA from Cytophagia bacterium CHB2:
TTGAGCATTGCCGGCTTGCAGAAACGCGATGAATTAATCTACCGCTGGGCCAAAGAACGGGGCATGCCCGTTGCTGTGACGCTCGGCGGAGGATATGCTTATGATACCAATGACACCGTCACGATTCATGTGAACACCTGTTCGATAGCGATGAGCGTTTGGAATTCATGATATTTTCAACGCTATTCTGCAAAGACAGCCAGTGTTTGTACATTATTTTGAATTGTCAATCTTAGCTGTCGATTTGATCTGGTAGATTTTGGTCTAATGTCGTCCACGCTTTGCGGCAATTCAAGAAACTCCTTGACAAATTAAAGGCCTGGTCGTACTTTTGCAGGCGGATGATGGATAATTTTCATCCAGGTTGCTGTCTCGTGCGACAGCACGAATTGGTTCTCTCATGGCTACAGGTATCACGAATAAGGACACCAGCAAGAGCAAAATCTTAGTGGTTGACGACGTTGCCGTCAATGTGCAACTTCTGACAACCTATTTATCCTCGGTCGGTTATAATGTTATTGCCGCGCGGGACGGCCAGGAGGCGCTCGAAAAAATTCCCAACTGCTCGCCCGATTTGATCCTGCTCGATGTGATGATGCCGAAGTTCAACGGCTTCGAAGTGTGCGAGCGCATCAAGAACGACGAAGCCACGCGCATCATTCCGGTGATTATGGTAACCGCGCTGAATGAGATCGAAGACAAGATTCGCGCCACCGAGGCGGGAGCAGATGATTTCGTCAGTAAGCCGTTCAACAAACTCGAGCTGCTGACGCGCGTCAAATCGCTGCTGCGCATCAAAGAGTTGCACGATCAGCTCAACGCCAAAGTGAAGGAGTTGGAGCAAGCGAAAGAGCGTTTGCGGCAGCTTGCGATAACCGACGGCCTCACCGGCTTATACAACCATCGTTATTTGAAAGAGCATCTCGAACAAGAATTGTATCGCGCGTCGCGCCACCTCTCGGAAGTATCGGCAGTCATGATCGACATTGATCATTTCAAAAAGTATAACGATACGTATGGGCATCCGGCGGGCGATGCCCTGTTGAGCGCGGTGGCGCGCTTGTTGAAAGAAAATATTCGCAAAATCGATATCGCTGCGCGTTACGGCGGCGAAGAATTCTGCCTCGTCTTGGCGGAAACCAATAAAGCCGCAGCCGTGGTGGTGGCGGAGAAGATGCGGCGGCTCGTCGAACTTTCGCAATTTCAGCCGCAGGAATCACGGGTGAACGGCCGCGTGACCATCAGTCTCGGTGTGGCGACCTTTCCGGATGATGCCACCTCGATGAATGATCTTATTGCGATCGCCGACCGGCGGCTTTATCATGCAAAGCAGGGAGGGCGTAACCAGGTGGTCAGGGATTAGATGAACACGATGAAACGATTACGCTTGTCTCCGATGCAGTCCGACTCCAGTGGGGAATCGTCATTCCAGTCCTGTCGCATCCTTGCCATTTGCTGTTTGCCTCATGGCTGTACCGTCATTCATCCATCACGAGGATAAACGAACGTGGACTGGATGTTTTTTAAGAAAAAGACGATTTTTCGCAAGGTCTTCTTTATTACGCTCACGGTATCGTTGCTGCCGTTGATTGTTTCGTGGGTCTATTTGCTGCGCGTCGCCGCGCAGCACGGATTTGACCCGACCAGCGCGGTGGTCGCCGGTTTCTATGCCGCCACCGGCCTGGCTATTTTGCTGGCGCTGGGCGGCTCGTACTATCTCTCCCGCCGTATCAGCCGGCCTATTACCCATTTTATCAAAACCGCCACCTTGATTGCACGCGGCAATTTCAGCGAGCGTGTGTCCATTGAATCAAATGATGAAATCGGCCGGCTGGCGCAAATTTTCAATTACATGACCACGGAATTGCGCCGCCTGCGTGACATGGATTTGAACCGCCTCATCAATGAAAAAATCAAAAACGAATCGATATTAAAGAATCTTGCCGACGGCGTGATCGGCGTCGACGTCAGCGATAAGATCATGATGCTGAACTCGGTGATGGAGGGTTGGTTTGGTATTCGCGAGCGCCAATGCCTGGAAAAACCGCTGGAAAGCTGCGTCAGTAATCAAACGCTGCTGCAATTCCTGCGCAAAGTGCGCGACGAGAATAAGCCGGGATTGTGGATTTCCGAGAGTGAGATTGTCATTAAGTCGACCAAAACCTGGCGCAATATTTTTCTGCAGGCGCGCGCAGCCAAGGTCGTCAATGAAAAGAACGAAATGATCGGCATCGTGGCGATTTTGCGCGATGTCACGCGCGAGAAGGAAATCGACCGTATGAAAACCGAATTGGTTTCGATGGTCGCGCACGAGTTGCGTTCCCCGCTCACCTCGATTTCCGGGTTCAGCGAATTGCTGCTCGATCCCACCGTTAATCGCGAGCAATCGGAAGAATATGCCGCGATTATTTTGAAAGAATCCAACCGCCTCAGCGAGTTGATCAACAAGTTCCTCGATATTTCCAAGATCGAAGCTGGCAAGATTCAGGTCAAGAAAGTGCCGATGCAGATCACCGATGTGTTGGATAAAGTGCTCGACGTCAATCTGCATCAAGCCGAGAAGAAGGGCATCGTCGTCAGCGTCAAGCTCGCGCAAGACATTCCGCTGGTTTACGGCGACAAGGATATGATGGAGCAGGTAATCCTGAATCTGTTCAACAACGCGGTGAAATACAGCCCGGAAAACACTGCGATTGAGATTCGCCTGAAGGAACGTGAAAACGACGTCTTGTTTGAGATTGAAGACAACGGTTATGGCATTTCCGAAAAAGCGCTGCCGCGCATTTTTGAGAAATTCTATCGCGTCACCGACAATGACAAAGTCCGCGAAGTGACCGGCACTGGACTCGGGCTTTCATTGGTGAAAGAGATCGTCGAACTGCACAACGGCGTCATCAATGTCAAGAGCAAGGTTGGCGAAGGTTCGACGTTTTTTTTCAGCATCCCGAAATATAACGGCAAATTTCATGATATCGCCTTCGACGACGATCTGGAATCGGAAATGGCTTCTCACCATTTCTGAGATTTAGAAAAACTGCCGGCGAGAATTTTGCTCCCGCCAGTCTTTGACTCGCCATCTCTTGCGCTGCAACACAGGCCTGAAACGGAAACGCTTGCACACCGCCGTCCTCCTCTTTTGCTGTCGTTGAACATCTTGTATCGCATTGTCAGAAAACCGTGAATTGCACAGACTGAAGTGGTGAACGAAATCATGCAACCGCCTGATACGGGAACGCTGGATGATCCACTCGCGGCAAATGTGCGCGCTTCCACACAAGAGGCGGAGCAGCGCGCAAAGACCGTGCGCACAATTTTGATGATCGATGCGGACAGCGATAATCGCGACCGCACGGGCAGAGTTATTCGCAACACTAGTTATGCCTTCATCGGGGCCGGTTCCGGCGAAGAGGGTTTGGAATTGCTGCTTCGCTTTCGCCCCGAGTTGGTGTTGTTGGATTATGATCTGCCCGGCATGAATGGGGTCGAGGTTCTGCAAGAATTGGCGGGAAATCCCTATTACAAGCCGGTGAGTGAAACGCCGGTAATCATGCTCGCCTCGCACCAGATGGGTGAAGCCAATCGCACGCGTTTGTTTCAGCTCGGCCTGCGCATGTTTTTGGAAAAGCCCTTTGCCGGCCGCGAATTGCTCAACGTGATCGAGAATGTTTTTATCTTGCATGATCTGCTGCAACGCAATCGCGAGCACGAACAGCGCATCAAGCGCACGGAATACAAGTATCAGGATCTGATTGAGAACGCGAGCGATCTTATTTTCACGCTCAACGGCCGCGGCGAGTTTGTCTTCATCAATCGCCGCATTTCCGCGCTCACCGGACACTTGCGCGAAGCCTGGAAGGACCGGCCGTTGGTGGAAATGGTGATACCGGAGGATCGCGCCACGGTTGAAACGAATTTCCGCAATACTTTGAACGGCAAATCGCGCATTTTTGAAATGCGCGTGCGCTCGCAGGCGGGCAAGCTGTTGTATCTCTCGACCAACATCAATCCCATGTTCGAACGCGGCGAAGTAGTGGGTTGCGTCGGCATTGCGCGCGACGTGACGCAGCGCAAGAAACTCGAACAGGAAATCACCGATCTTAAGAATTTCAATGAAAGCATTGTGCAGAGCATCGGCTCCGGGCTGATCACGCTGGATTTGGAGCGCAAGATCACGTCGTTCAACCTGGCCGCCGAAGAAGCGTTGGGTTGGCGTGCGAGTGAGGTGATCGGCCGCTATTTTGATGAGTTGTTTCCGGCGGTGGAGGTCGATCAAATGTTGTCCGAGCCGGAATCGGATGAGGCGGGCTCGCCGTTGTTGCATCGCGAGATGGAGTTGACGCGCAAAGACAGCAAACGCATTCACATCGGCTTTACGCTTACGCCGCGGCGGGATAATCGCAATCGCCGTGTGGGTGTGATCATTTCCTTTCGCGACATTTCTCAGATCAAACAAATGCAGGCCGAGGTGCTGCGCATGGATCGCCTGGCCTCGCTGGGTGTGCTCGCCAGCGGCATCGCGCATGAAATCCGCAACCCGCTTGCCGGCATCAAAACCGTGGCGCAGACGCTGGAGGAGGATTTCGATCCGAATGACGGCAAGCGCGAGTACGTCGCGCGCATCATTCGCCAGGTCAATCGCATGGACGAGTTGTTGCGCACGTTGTTTTCCTATGCCCGGCCGAAATCGCCGATGCGCCAGTCGTGCCAATTGCAGGAAATTGTGAACGAAGTCAAGGGGTTAATGCATCAGCGCTTCGACAAGGGCAATATTCAATTCGAAGAAGTTTATGCTGATGATCTGCCGTTGATCTATGTTGACTTTCATCAAATTCAGCAGGTGTTTCTCAATCTTTTTTTGAATGCGCTCGATGCCATGCCCAACGGCGGCCGTCTTGCGCTAACGGCCCGGCCGCTGGCAAGCGCGGCGCTGCGCGCCGACGGACGCGGCACCAATTTACCGGCTCCGCCGCAAGGTTTGTATTCGGAAGTTCGCATCAGCGACACGGGCGAGGGCATTCCCAAAGAGAATTTACAGGCCATCTTTGACCCGTTTTTTACAACCAAGCCGCAAGGCTCAGGGCTGGGGCTGTCAATCGTCTATCGCATCATGGAAGAACATCACGGCGATATTCGCGTCGAGAGCGCTGTTGGTGAAGGCACGACCTTCAGCCTGTTGTTGCCGACGGCTTAATCCTTGAAATGAATCTGACCGGCAGGGAGAGGAGAAAACGCTGTGCTCGTGCAAGCCAAGCTTTTGATTGTTGAAGATAATGCGGATCTGTGCCATACGCTGGCGGATGTTTTTCGCAAAAGCGGCCACAAGGTATTGACCGCGCTCTCCGGTGCGGACGCCAAAAAGATTCTCAAGAGTGAAATCATCGACCTGGCGTTGCTCGATTTGCGCCTTCCCGATATGCTCGGCATCAAAGTGCTCGAATTCGCCAAAGAAGTCGATCCCGACATCATGGTGATCATGATGACGGCTTTGGCGAACGATCCCCGGCCTGCGGTAGAAGCCATGAAAGTGGGCGCGTTCGATTATCTCACCAAACCGTTCGAGCTGGATGAAGTCAAACTGGTGGTGGCCAAGGCGCTCGAAACCGTGAGCCTCAAACGCGAAGTCTCGCGCTTGAAACAGCAACAACGCGACAAGTTTCCAGCGACCGAGTTGTTCGGCAACAGCAGTGTGATGCAAGAAATCAAAAACATGATCAAAATCGTGAGCGAAACTCCGCGCACCTCGGTTTTGATTCAAGGCGAAAGCGGCACCGGGAAAGAACTTGTCGCCAATACGATTCATCAATGGAGCAGCCGCGGTGAGAAGCCGTTCGTGCCTATCAATTGCAGCGCGATTCCCGAGAGTCTGCTCGAATCTGAGTTGTTCGGCCACGAAAAAGGCGCATTCACCGACGCCAAGGCGCTGAAGAAAGGCATTTTCGAATTGGCAGATGCGGGCACGATCTTTCTCGATGAAATTTCGAGCATGCGCATTGCCTTGCAACCCAAATTGCTGCGGGTGCTGGAGACGCAAACGTTTCGCCGCATTGGCGGCACCGCTGACATTCAAATCGACGTGCGCGTGGTGGCCGCCTCGAATCGTGATTTGCAGGATATGGTGCGCGAAGGCTCGTTTCGCGAAGATTTGTATTATCGCCTGAAGGTGATGGTGATTGCGCTGCCGCCGCTGCGTGAGCGCAAAGAGGACATTATTCCGCTTGCCTCGCTTTTCATCGAACGGAATAATCACGAGTTTAACAAAAGCCTGGTGGGGTTGTCGCCCGAGGCGGAGGAACTGCTGCGGCTTTATCAATGGCCGGGCAATGTGCGCGAGCTGAAGAACGTCATCGAGCGCGCCGTCATTTTGTGTCAGGATAACGTGCTCAAGCCCGAGCATTTGCCGATGGAATTGCGCAACGAGAAGGGCCATTCTTTTGCTTTTGCCGGCTCTCATTTGTCGCCCGCGACCAATGTCAACGCCTCAATGTCGCTTGAGCAAATGGAGAAAATTCACATTCAAAACGTGCTGGCGCAAAACAAAGGCAATAAATCCCGCACCGCGCGCGCATTAAATATTTCCCGCTCTACGCTTCGTGAAAAAATGCGCCTTTATGAGATCCCCGGATGATCGTGGCTGAAAATTGATCAGTGCTCTGCGCACTTTTTTACCGATGTGACTCTTGCTCGCCTCGCAATGCCCTTGCCAAAGTTGTTACAATTATTTCAACACCCCGCGCGTTTCATCCATGTTTTTCTATAATTTATCTGCTTAAATATTAGCAAAGTTGAAGTGCTCAGAATACCGGTTGCATTGGTAGTGGCATTTCGTTTGCTATTGATTTTTGCGCCAAGTTTATCTGCCATAATTTTCTAATCCTGATGAATGAATTGGCGAAACGGGAATCCATAGACTAACGATCACCTCCGTTATGTATCTCGCTGCCAGTAACTACGAACACACACAACGAAACGCTAAGTCTTCGCCGGAAGGCTTTCGCTTCACCATGAATGATCATACCATCAACAAATGCATCCTCATCGTGGATGATGAAGATGATCTGACCTGGAGCATCTCCAAAACGCTGGCAAAAAACGATCAGCAGCTTGAGGTGATTTGCGTGGGGGACGGCAATGCGGCGCTTACGGTTTTGGCGCAGCGGCGTGTTGACGTGGTGGTTTCGGATATTCGCATGCCAGGCCGCAACGGTTTGGAGTTGCTCTCGGATATCCGGCGCGATCATCCCGGCGCCAAAGTTATTATCATGACTGCAGCCGGCAGCAATGATTTGCGCAAGGAGCTGGAACTGCGCGGCGCTTCGTTCTATCTAGAAAAGCCATTTGAGATTCGCTATTTGCGCCAATTGATTTATGAAGCGCTCGATCTTGCCCCGCCGTTTGCAAACCATACGCCAGACGAAAAAAAAGGCACTGCGGGTTTCACGCCCATTCATGCCGACTGAGAATCTCTCTCCATTCTTATTTCTTCTCTTCATTGTCCTCACGTTGGTATTTTCCGAGGCCCTTCTAATTCTTTGATTTGATCGTTACCAAACCGTGCAAATTTCAACGATAGGCGCCGGCAAGATTCAGGCAGTCTTGGCGTTCCAAGTTTTTGCCTGTTCTGAATCTTCCATTCCACGATTGCCGCGTAAATACCTCGCTTTCTTGGCCGGTTTGAGCAGCGCGATTTGCACGAGAATCAAGCCGTCGACGCAATTGGCAAAATCCGGGTCCACGCCGAAATCCAAAAACCTCACGCCGCCCGCCTCACAAAGCTCGGAGTATTGTTTGTAAAGAATGGGTACGGTGAAACCATAGTAGCGCAGGCTCTCTTTCAGCACTTTCAAATCCTCGGCATAGTGCCTGCCGGCAAAGCGATTGCGCAAATCGTTTTCTGCTCTCATCGGCATAACAAAAGGATTTTTGGCTTTCGCCAGGCCGCCTTGATCGCCAAACCATTTGCGATAAAAATAAACCAGCATGTTTTTGGCATCATCTGAATACGCATTGCTGATGCTCACCGGGCCGAACAAAAATTGGAGGTTGGGATGGTGCTGCAGAAATGCGCCGATGCCCTGCCAGAGATAATCCAGCGCGTTGCTTTTCCAGTAACGTTGCTGCACAAAGCTGCGGCCCAATTCGATCGCGTTGTGCAACATGGGCAGCAAACTTTCGGAGTAATCAAACAACGTGGCGGTGTAAAAGCCCGCCGGGCCGAGCTGCGCCAAAATATCCGCGCCCAGGCCCAAGCGATAGGCGCCCACAATCTCCAAATCCGCCTCGTCCCACAACACGAGATGCTGGTAATGCGGATCGAATTCGTCGTTGTCCAGTTTGCGCCCGGTGCCTTCTCCGACTTTGCGGAAGGTCAGCTCGCGCAATCGCGCGATTTCTCGCATCACTGCCGGCGCTTGGGCAGAGCGTGCGAGTAGAATTTGTTTGCCGTCGGTGGTGGCGCCCAGCAGCTTTGCGTCGGCCAGCTCCGATTTTAAAGTTTTTCGATTGACGGGGTGAGCTATGGTTTTTTCTGTGCGAAAAATGCCTTTTTGGTTTTGACCGAGGGCATAAACATGCTTCTTCAAGAGACGGATACCGGTTTTCGGTTTTATGACATTCGCGCTGAAGGATTTGGCCGGGATCGGGTCGCCGATTTTCAAAGTGATGGTTTTGCCTTTCTTGTTCAGTGTTTCACGAGCCAAAAAGAAGGTCGATAATTTTTCATGCAGCAGCGAAATGACATAAAAAAGCACGGAGTTTCGCCCTTTTACAAAGATAGGCAAAATTGGGGCCTCACATTTTCGCGCGAAATAAATTGCGCCTGCTTGCCATGCGCCATCGCGAATGCCTTCCCAGTGCAGGCGCGATACGGCTGGCGACGGAAAAATAACGACCGCCATTTCATCTTGCAGCGCCTGCGCCATCTGTGCCAGATTCTTTTTCTGGGGCTTGTGGCTTTCCAGATCATAGGGCAAAAAAAGTCCGGAAAGATTTTCGAGCG
This window encodes:
- a CDS encoding diguanylate cyclase, which encodes MATGITNKDTSKSKILVVDDVAVNVQLLTTYLSSVGYNVIAARDGQEALEKIPNCSPDLILLDVMMPKFNGFEVCERIKNDEATRIIPVIMVTALNEIEDKIRATEAGADDFVSKPFNKLELLTRVKSLLRIKELHDQLNAKVKELEQAKERLRQLAITDGLTGLYNHRYLKEHLEQELYRASRHLSEVSAVMIDIDHFKKYNDTYGHPAGDALLSAVARLLKENIRKIDIAARYGGEEFCLVLAETNKAAAVVVAEKMRRLVELSQFQPQESRVNGRVTISLGVATFPDDATSMNDLIAIADRRLYHAKQGGRNQVVRD
- a CDS encoding HAMP domain-containing protein; the protein is MDWMFFKKKTIFRKVFFITLTVSLLPLIVSWVYLLRVAAQHGFDPTSAVVAGFYAATGLAILLALGGSYYLSRRISRPITHFIKTATLIARGNFSERVSIESNDEIGRLAQIFNYMTTELRRLRDMDLNRLINEKIKNESILKNLADGVIGVDVSDKIMMLNSVMEGWFGIRERQCLEKPLESCVSNQTLLQFLRKVRDENKPGLWISESEIVIKSTKTWRNIFLQARAAKVVNEKNEMIGIVAILRDVTREKEIDRMKTELVSMVAHELRSPLTSISGFSELLLDPTVNREQSEEYAAIILKESNRLSELINKFLDISKIEAGKIQVKKVPMQITDVLDKVLDVNLHQAEKKGIVVSVKLAQDIPLVYGDKDMMEQVILNLFNNAVKYSPENTAIEIRLKERENDVLFEIEDNGYGISEKALPRIFEKFYRVTDNDKVREVTGTGLGLSLVKEIVELHNGVINVKSKVGEGSTFFFSIPKYNGKFHDIAFDDDLESEMASHHF
- a CDS encoding PAS domain S-box protein, encoding MQPPDTGTLDDPLAANVRASTQEAEQRAKTVRTILMIDADSDNRDRTGRVIRNTSYAFIGAGSGEEGLELLLRFRPELVLLDYDLPGMNGVEVLQELAGNPYYKPVSETPVIMLASHQMGEANRTRLFQLGLRMFLEKPFAGRELLNVIENVFILHDLLQRNREHEQRIKRTEYKYQDLIENASDLIFTLNGRGEFVFINRRISALTGHLREAWKDRPLVEMVIPEDRATVETNFRNTLNGKSRIFEMRVRSQAGKLLYLSTNINPMFERGEVVGCVGIARDVTQRKKLEQEITDLKNFNESIVQSIGSGLITLDLERKITSFNLAAEEALGWRASEVIGRYFDELFPAVEVDQMLSEPESDEAGSPLLHREMELTRKDSKRIHIGFTLTPRRDNRNRRVGVIISFRDISQIKQMQAEVLRMDRLASLGVLASGIAHEIRNPLAGIKTVAQTLEEDFDPNDGKREYVARIIRQVNRMDELLRTLFSYARPKSPMRQSCQLQEIVNEVKGLMHQRFDKGNIQFEEVYADDLPLIYVDFHQIQQVFLNLFLNALDAMPNGGRLALTARPLASAALRADGRGTNLPAPPQGLYSEVRISDTGEGIPKENLQAIFDPFFTTKPQGSGLGLSIVYRIMEEHHGDIRVESAVGEGTTFSLLLPTA
- a CDS encoding sigma-54-dependent Fis family transcriptional regulator, translated to MQAKLLIVEDNADLCHTLADVFRKSGHKVLTALSGADAKKILKSEIIDLALLDLRLPDMLGIKVLEFAKEVDPDIMVIMMTALANDPRPAVEAMKVGAFDYLTKPFELDEVKLVVAKALETVSLKREVSRLKQQQRDKFPATELFGNSSVMQEIKNMIKIVSETPRTSVLIQGESGTGKELVANTIHQWSSRGEKPFVPINCSAIPESLLESELFGHEKGAFTDAKALKKGIFELADAGTIFLDEISSMRIALQPKLLRVLETQTFRRIGGTADIQIDVRVVAASNRDLQDMVREGSFREDLYYRLKVMVIALPPLRERKEDIIPLASLFIERNNHEFNKSLVGLSPEAEELLRLYQWPGNVRELKNVIERAVILCQDNVLKPEHLPMELRNEKGHSFAFAGSHLSPATNVNASMSLEQMEKIHIQNVLAQNKGNKSRTARALNISRSTLREKMRLYEIPG
- a CDS encoding response regulator, whose product is MYLAASNYEHTQRNAKSSPEGFRFTMNDHTINKCILIVDDEDDLTWSISKTLAKNDQQLEVICVGDGNAALTVLAQRRVDVVVSDIRMPGRNGLELLSDIRRDHPGAKVIIMTAAGSNDLRKELELRGASFYLEKPFEIRYLRQLIYEALDLAPPFANHTPDEKKGTAGFTPIHAD
- a CDS encoding GNAT family N-acetyltransferase; translated protein: MFVRLFGKRLNMTPIKLEDIVVAKYPHVLQSSPPLLIASIMKLAEKILRLGEINRFFFKHREVYGLDLIDEIFEDLDFSYFISNKDRHKITAEGRCICIANHPLGGLDGLAIVKAISEIRSDVKIIANDVLMSLENLSGLFLPYDLESHKPQKKNLAQMAQALQDEMAVVIFPSPAVSRLHWEGIRDGAWQAGAIYFARKCEAPILPIFVKGRNSVLFYVISLLHEKLSTFFLARETLNKKGKTITLKIGDPIPAKSFSANVIKPKTGIRLLKKHVYALGQNQKGIFRTEKTIAHPVNRKTLKSELADAKLLGATTDGKQILLARSAQAPAVMREIARLRELTFRKVGEGTGRKLDNDEFDPHYQHLVLWDEADLEIVGAYRLGLGADILAQLGPAGFYTATLFDYSESLLPMLHNAIELGRSFVQQRYWKSNALDYLWQGIGAFLQHHPNLQFLFGPVSISNAYSDDAKNMLVYFYRKWFGDQGGLAKAKNPFVMPMRAENDLRNRFAGRHYAEDLKVLKESLRYYGFTVPILYKQYSELCEAGGVRFLDFGVDPDFANCVDGLILVQIALLKPAKKARYLRGNRGMEDSEQAKTWNAKTA